One window of Acropora palmata chromosome 1, jaAcrPala1.3, whole genome shotgun sequence genomic DNA carries:
- the LOC141892591 gene encoding somatostatin receptor type 5-like — MDFNKWNPFWTTCFGIMAFLIVVGNAITIATFLKRQFRKRPQFVLISLAFAHFLVGCATTLYVFVNYKFRLSVLLFTFDFLDVFGGLSSIFHLTVISLERLHATLRPFRHRQLSLKAYWVAIATPWILSLSVGISIFILTWFSLIMQQKLLIIVIICLLTPLLITCFSYLLIWRQRRKSTVRGFRQNQELRFSRTIFLVTAASFITWLPFLFLNVVTSLYRIPLSGVFFIKLLQFSNSFVNVVIYIFRFPSYRKVFFPLNSIPFCPAKRPS, encoded by the coding sequence ATGGACTTTAACAAGTGGAATCCCTTCTGGACAACTTGCTTTGGCATAATGGCTTTTCTTATCGTCGTTGGAAACGCTATCACCATCGcaacatttcttaaaagacAGTTTCGAAAGCGTCCACAGTTCGTATTAATCAGTTTGGCCTTTGCTCATTTCTTGGTTGGATGCGCAACTACGTTGtatgtttttgttaattaCAAGTTCCGCTTATCTGTGCTGTTGTttacttttgattttttggaCGTGTTCGGGGGGCTTTCTTCCATATTCCACTTAACTGTCATTTCTCTTGAAAGACTTCATGCAACTCTTCGGCCATTTCGTCATCGACAGCTGAGTTTGAAAGCCTACTGGGTTGCCATAGCTACACCATGGATTCTTTCCTTGTCCGTGGGAATTTCAATCTTTATACTAACATGGTTTAGCTTGATAATGCAACAAAAACTGCTCATCATTGTTATAATTTGCTTACTAACTCCATTGCTCATAACATGTTTTTCCTATCTGTTAATTTGGAGACAGAGAAGAAAAAGTACCGTGAGAGGCTTTCGCCAAAACCAAGAACTAAGATTCTCGAGGACCATTTTCCTTGTAACGGCAGCATCGTTCATAACATGGttgccttttctgtttttaaacGTCGTCACAAGCTTGTACCGCATTCCTCTATCAGGTGTTTTCTTTATCAAGCTCCTTCAGTTCAGTAACTCGTTTGTCAACGTTGTTATCTACATTTTTAGGTTTCCTAGTTACcgaaaggttttttttcccCTCAATTCCATTCCATTTTGTCCTGCAAAACGCCCGTCGTGA